In Rathayibacter sp. VKM Ac-2762, one DNA window encodes the following:
- a CDS encoding GPP34 family phosphoprotein, with the protein MDDSTRNSSEQPAPIAPPAAAPPGAGQPPLPVALLLLLRRSDGRPAASSGALDTVLAASVLAELSLQRRVEVDAGVVALGPERSALGDAVLDGALGWIEAERAPRSVSWWIARLTRRELHAALLERVAAVEPAEDERLRIRVAEVLAARTALLPSDAALIGLLDAAGALSPRPGIPDRQAIRSLAAQHWAGPAAAAVLAGTAASVTGAAVIAATTTVTITGM; encoded by the coding sequence ATGGACGACTCGACACGGAACTCCTCGGAACAGCCTGCTCCCATTGCCCCGCCGGCCGCTGCGCCCCCCGGAGCCGGGCAGCCGCCCCTCCCCGTCGCTCTCCTCCTCCTGCTGCGGCGGAGCGACGGGCGGCCCGCGGCTTCGTCGGGCGCTCTCGACACCGTCCTGGCCGCCTCCGTCCTCGCGGAGCTCTCCCTCCAGCGGCGCGTCGAGGTGGACGCCGGAGTCGTCGCCCTCGGGCCGGAGCGGTCCGCGCTCGGGGACGCCGTGCTCGACGGGGCCCTCGGGTGGATCGAAGCGGAGCGAGCACCGCGCAGCGTCTCCTGGTGGATCGCCCGCCTCACGCGGAGGGAGCTGCATGCCGCCCTCCTCGAGCGGGTCGCCGCCGTGGAGCCGGCGGAGGACGAGCGGCTGCGGATCCGGGTCGCCGAGGTCCTCGCGGCTCGGACGGCGCTTCTTCCGTCGGACGCGGCGCTCATCGGCCTGCTCGACGCGGCCGGAGCGCTCTCGCCGAGGCCCGGCATCCCGGACCGGCAGGCGATCCGGTCGCTCGCGGCGCAGCACTGGGCAGGGCCGGCGGCCGCCGCCGTCCTCGCGGGAACCGCCGCGAGCGTCACGGGAGCCGCGGTGATCGCCGCGACGACGACGGTCACGATCACCGGCATGTGA
- a CDS encoding VOC family protein, which produces MRLRQVVLDTEDARALSAFYLALLGGEYRPGDEPPADGSDDEAEWVAIVTADGAKLTFQRVAALPRATWPEGPVPQQLHLDFMVADADELDRQKTRALALGAELIEDRSEDPEEALHVLADPAGHPFCVFVAPDYPAE; this is translated from the coding sequence ATGCGCCTGCGCCAGGTCGTCCTCGACACGGAGGACGCCCGCGCCCTCTCCGCCTTCTACCTCGCCCTGCTCGGCGGCGAGTACCGCCCCGGCGACGAGCCGCCCGCGGACGGCTCGGACGACGAGGCGGAGTGGGTCGCGATCGTCACCGCCGACGGCGCGAAGCTCACGTTTCAGCGGGTGGCCGCCCTGCCGCGCGCGACCTGGCCGGAGGGGCCCGTCCCGCAGCAGCTGCACCTCGACTTCATGGTCGCGGACGCCGACGAGCTCGACCGGCAGAAGACCCGGGCGCTCGCTCTCGGCGCCGAGCTGATCGAGGACAGGAGCGAGGACCCGGAGGAGGCGCTCCACGTCCTCGCCGATCCGGCCGGCCACCCGTTCTGCGTCTTCGTCGCGCCCGACTACCCGGCGGAGTAG
- a CDS encoding glucose-6-phosphate dehydrogenase codes for MTEQIGIPEAAALGSEQRSIAILGAGGDLTERLLLPGLGRVAELARDLELTLIGAARTPQTDEEWQGLVRRSLEAAGVAPHTVEALASRARFVATDASDPEQLKALLDACPSTPVLYVALPPAMGHKVAASLAELDLPEELVVAIEKPFGEDLDDAIALNAAFAKVLPESRLWRIDHFLGNATVLGMLGLRFGNSLLEASWSAEWIEKVEIVYDETLGIEGRAAFYEKTGALRDMLQSHLLMVLALTTMERPDEVAPDEVHARMAEVLGAVRLWRDDPSSARRARYTEGRVDGRFFPSYVDEPDVDPETGTETLAQLLLQVDTPRWAGVPFVLRSGKAIGDPRREVAIHFRAATPPRGLQAAEGDAGTVLRIGLKGGDVSLDLVVNSADELTDLERTTLTAQPGAATLDPYAQVLAGILQGDTLLSVPGDVAEQCWRIVTPVLSAWAAGDAPLDEYEAGSAGPEGW; via the coding sequence ATGACGGAGCAGATCGGAATCCCCGAGGCCGCGGCGCTGGGGAGCGAGCAGCGGAGCATCGCGATCCTCGGAGCGGGCGGCGACCTCACCGAGCGGCTGCTGCTGCCGGGCCTGGGCCGGGTGGCCGAGCTCGCGCGCGACCTCGAGCTCACGCTGATCGGCGCGGCGCGCACGCCGCAGACCGACGAGGAGTGGCAGGGCCTCGTCCGCCGCAGCCTCGAGGCGGCCGGAGTCGCCCCGCACACGGTCGAGGCGCTCGCGTCGCGCGCGCGCTTCGTCGCCACCGACGCCTCCGACCCGGAGCAGCTGAAGGCCCTCCTCGACGCCTGCCCGTCGACCCCGGTGCTCTACGTCGCCCTGCCGCCGGCGATGGGGCACAAGGTCGCCGCCTCGCTCGCCGAGCTCGACCTGCCCGAGGAGCTGGTCGTCGCCATCGAGAAGCCGTTCGGCGAGGACCTCGACGACGCGATCGCCCTCAACGCGGCGTTCGCGAAGGTCCTCCCCGAGAGCCGCCTCTGGCGCATCGACCACTTCCTCGGCAACGCGACCGTGCTGGGGATGCTGGGTCTGCGCTTCGGCAACAGCCTGCTCGAGGCGAGCTGGAGCGCCGAGTGGATCGAGAAGGTCGAGATCGTCTACGACGAGACGCTCGGCATCGAGGGCCGCGCGGCCTTCTACGAGAAGACCGGCGCGCTGCGCGACATGCTGCAGAGCCACCTCCTGATGGTGCTCGCGCTGACCACGATGGAGCGCCCCGACGAGGTCGCGCCCGACGAGGTCCACGCGCGCATGGCCGAGGTGCTCGGCGCCGTGCGGCTCTGGCGCGACGACCCCTCCTCCGCCCGCCGCGCCCGCTACACCGAGGGCCGCGTCGACGGCCGCTTCTTCCCCTCCTACGTCGACGAGCCCGACGTCGACCCCGAGACCGGCACCGAGACCCTCGCGCAGCTGCTGCTCCAGGTCGACACTCCGCGCTGGGCGGGCGTCCCCTTCGTCCTCCGCTCCGGCAAGGCGATCGGCGACCCGCGCCGGGAGGTGGCGATCCACTTCCGCGCCGCCACGCCCCCGCGCGGCCTGCAGGCGGCCGAGGGCGACGCCGGGACGGTCCTCCGGATCGGCCTCAAGGGCGGCGACGTCAGCCTCGACCTGGTCGTGAACAGCGCCGACGAGCTGACCGATCTCGAGCGCACCACCCTGACGGCGCAGCCCGGCGCGGCCACGCTCGACCCCTACGCGCAGGTCCTCGCCGGGATCCTGCAGGGCGACACCCTGCTCTCGGTCCCGGGCGACGTGGCCGAGCAGTGCTGGCGCATCGTCACTCCGGTGCTCTCCGCCTGGGCCGCGGGCGACGCTCCGCTGGACGAGTACGAGGCGGGGAGCGCGGGGCCCGAGGGCTGGTGA
- a CDS encoding MerR family transcriptional regulator, with the protein MLGIGEYAGITGLSVKALRHYDEKGVLVPAEVDERSSYRRYADAQVRAGVVISALRSAGVPLPEVAAATRAGTAAEALQAHRERVLAEREQEDRAFEAAEVALRALAVPVEVAERTMPAQPYVGRVLTIALVEADGPGDDEANEIFGALATRVHAAGLGPTGRFWTALRAGEPGSAELVCCWPTSAEGEGDLADLAAILPARTELVATWRPRDGEELPEGTLHPAIVALFDAAGDRGLRLDGVEVRQTVLGEGPEDVTVEVLLTVAG; encoded by the coding sequence ATGTTGGGCATCGGGGAGTACGCAGGCATCACGGGTCTGAGCGTGAAGGCGCTCCGGCACTACGACGAGAAGGGCGTGCTGGTCCCGGCGGAGGTCGACGAGCGGTCGTCGTACCGCCGGTACGCCGACGCCCAGGTCCGGGCCGGAGTAGTGATCAGCGCCCTCCGGAGCGCGGGGGTGCCGCTGCCCGAGGTCGCGGCGGCGACTCGAGCCGGCACCGCGGCGGAGGCGCTGCAGGCGCACAGGGAGCGCGTGCTCGCGGAGCGGGAGCAGGAGGACCGGGCGTTCGAGGCCGCCGAGGTGGCGCTGCGGGCGCTCGCCGTTCCGGTCGAGGTCGCCGAGCGGACGATGCCGGCGCAGCCGTACGTCGGCCGGGTCCTCACGATCGCCCTGGTCGAGGCCGACGGGCCGGGCGACGACGAGGCGAACGAGATCTTCGGCGCGCTCGCCACCCGAGTGCACGCGGCAGGGCTCGGGCCGACGGGACGTTTCTGGACGGCGCTCCGGGCGGGCGAGCCGGGTTCGGCGGAGCTCGTCTGCTGCTGGCCGACGTCGGCGGAGGGGGAGGGCGACCTCGCCGATCTCGCCGCGATCCTCCCGGCGCGCACCGAGCTGGTCGCCACCTGGCGCCCCCGCGACGGGGAGGAACTGCCCGAGGGGACCCTGCATCCGGCGATCGTCGCGCTCTTCGACGCCGCCGGAGACCGCGGCCTGCGGCTCGACGGGGTCGAGGTGCGGCAGACGGTGCTGGGGGAGGGGCCCGAGGACGTGACGGTCGAGGTGTTGCTGACGGTCGCGGGGTGA
- a CDS encoding SIS domain-containing protein: MTDGTYLGPGPVAPVPDDIAPSMEHALSLWSRIDDHVASLPAVDRVFLVGAGGSLMGVQAAQYLLDTAAITPAASYNSDEFFFRAPASVGPGALVVVLSGTGETPETVRAGEWAQERGAAVVGVTLKQEGPLALALDTAFVAQTGQGTQLVLQLLALAVLRRDGVDVTDRLEALRALPSAMVAMVAAFEPRAEELAAAMKDVPVTYLVTSGSLMGPGQTFTSCYLQEMQWMHAATINADEFFQGPFEVFDGETQSLVLLAEDATRPMGERARSFLDQYSGTTHYVDSRDLELPGIAAPQRAFVAPLVYSTLVSRLAAHWAAVRGYALEGRRYMWQFAY; the protein is encoded by the coding sequence ATGACCGACGGCACCTACCTCGGACCGGGCCCCGTCGCCCCCGTCCCCGACGACATCGCCCCCTCGATGGAGCACGCTCTGTCGCTGTGGAGCCGGATCGACGACCACGTCGCCTCCCTCCCCGCGGTCGACCGCGTCTTCCTGGTCGGCGCGGGCGGATCGCTGATGGGCGTCCAGGCCGCTCAGTACCTGCTCGACACGGCCGCGATCACGCCCGCCGCCTCCTACAACTCGGACGAGTTCTTCTTCCGCGCGCCCGCCTCGGTCGGCCCCGGCGCCCTCGTCGTCGTGCTCTCGGGCACCGGCGAGACCCCCGAGACCGTGCGGGCCGGCGAGTGGGCGCAGGAGCGCGGCGCCGCCGTGGTCGGAGTGACCCTCAAGCAGGAGGGACCGCTCGCGCTCGCCCTCGACACCGCCTTCGTCGCGCAGACCGGTCAGGGCACGCAGCTCGTGCTGCAGCTGCTCGCGCTCGCGGTCCTGCGCCGCGACGGGGTGGACGTGACGGATCGGCTCGAGGCGCTGCGCGCCCTGCCGTCCGCGATGGTCGCCATGGTCGCCGCCTTCGAGCCGAGGGCCGAGGAGCTGGCCGCCGCGATGAAGGACGTCCCCGTGACCTACCTCGTCACCTCCGGGTCGCTCATGGGCCCCGGTCAGACCTTCACCTCCTGCTACCTGCAGGAGATGCAGTGGATGCACGCCGCGACGATCAACGCGGACGAGTTCTTCCAGGGCCCCTTCGAGGTCTTCGACGGCGAGACGCAGAGCCTCGTCCTCCTCGCCGAGGACGCGACGCGGCCGATGGGCGAGCGCGCCCGGAGCTTCCTCGACCAGTACAGCGGGACGACCCACTACGTCGACTCCCGCGACCTCGAGCTGCCCGGCATCGCGGCGCCCCAGCGCGCCTTCGTCGCACCGCTCGTGTACTCGACGCTGGTCTCCCGGCTCGCCGCCCACTGGGCCGCTGTCCGGGGCTACGCGCTGGAGGGGCGCCGCTACATGTGGCAGTTCGCCTACTGA
- a CDS encoding PfkB family carbohydrate kinase yields the protein MRPLPLADPRIVAVGDNVVDCYTADGVMYPGGNCVNVSVYAAREGVPTAYIGAVSDDAAGRLLRSSLAAEGVDVSRLRQEEGWTAYCRIGLIDGDRVFLDSGKGVSLFTPSADDLDTITGFDALHVGASSFLDEHLGAFAERTRVSYDFSSEFDRASVAEVAEHCFLASFSGGGRSDDEIEDLLAGALDAGASWALVTRGERGAVLSDGVHRAVSTPVATRVVDTLGAGDSFIARTLIGLLRGEELDDLMAAASISAAFTCTEHGAFGYGAPIEITEEAGPPAAAALDHQTHPLAEGELR from the coding sequence ATGCGCCCGCTCCCGCTCGCCGATCCCCGGATCGTGGCCGTCGGCGACAACGTCGTCGACTGCTACACCGCGGACGGTGTGATGTACCCCGGCGGCAACTGCGTGAACGTGTCGGTCTACGCCGCTCGCGAGGGTGTCCCGACCGCCTACATCGGCGCCGTGTCCGACGACGCCGCCGGCCGCCTCCTCCGCTCCTCCCTCGCCGCCGAGGGCGTCGACGTGTCGCGCCTGCGCCAGGAGGAGGGCTGGACCGCCTACTGCCGGATCGGCCTGATCGACGGAGACCGCGTCTTCCTCGACTCGGGGAAGGGCGTCTCGCTCTTCACCCCCTCGGCCGACGACCTCGACACGATCACGGGCTTCGACGCTCTGCACGTCGGCGCCTCGAGCTTTCTCGACGAGCACCTCGGCGCGTTCGCCGAGCGGACGCGCGTGTCGTACGACTTCTCCTCCGAGTTCGACCGGGCGTCCGTCGCCGAGGTCGCGGAGCACTGCTTCCTCGCCTCGTTCTCGGGAGGAGGCCGAAGCGACGACGAGATCGAGGATCTGCTCGCCGGCGCCCTCGATGCCGGCGCCTCCTGGGCCCTCGTCACCCGCGGCGAGCGCGGAGCCGTGCTCTCCGACGGAGTCCACCGGGCCGTCAGCACCCCGGTCGCCACTCGCGTCGTGGACACACTGGGCGCCGGCGACTCGTTCATCGCGCGCACGCTCATCGGGCTGCTGCGCGGCGAGGAGCTGGACGACCTCATGGCCGCAGCCTCGATCTCGGCCGCGTTCACCTGCACCGAGCACGGCGCCTTCGGCTACGGAGCGCCGATCGAGATCACAGAGGAGGCCGGCCCGCCCGCGGCCGCCGCCCTCGACCACCAGACCCACCCCCTCGCAGAAGGAGAACTCCGATGA
- a CDS encoding FAD-binding oxidoreductase: MPRTTASAPAVVVIGAGVLGVSTAAQLARRGATVTLVTETTVSSGASGRSLSWLNSAGIRSDEYHALRVAGIDRYRTLLARNPDAARFLRFDGGLTWAKPGRSHRERSAHEKAVGYDSEWLSPDEIAEWTPGVDPSSVAEEGAIFNPGEGWVDLPLLTAHLLQAFQEAGGVLIENAGRTTVVVEGGRAVGAETASGDRIPADEVVLATGPWVPRELAELGIHLPEQTPISLLVTTKPIEVELRAVLNTPRVAVRPTPHGTLVLDSGWSEREVVVDPDGTWHVRDETVATLLEEASAVLAGNPRLELDSFGAGPKPIPGDGEPVLGAVEEIPGLHAVFTHSGATLGLIVGELIALEILSGEPSPLLRPFRSSRFSAVTA, from the coding sequence ATGCCCAGAACCACCGCCTCCGCTCCCGCCGTCGTCGTGATCGGTGCCGGAGTGCTCGGAGTCTCGACCGCGGCGCAGCTCGCCCGGCGCGGCGCGACGGTCACCCTCGTGACCGAGACGACCGTCTCCTCCGGCGCCAGCGGCCGCTCGCTCTCGTGGCTCAACTCGGCCGGGATCCGCAGCGACGAGTACCACGCGCTCCGCGTCGCCGGGATCGACCGCTACCGGACGCTCCTCGCCCGCAACCCCGACGCCGCGCGGTTCCTGCGCTTCGACGGCGGCCTGACCTGGGCCAAGCCCGGCCGGTCCCACCGCGAGCGCTCCGCCCACGAGAAGGCGGTCGGCTACGACTCCGAGTGGCTCTCCCCCGACGAGATCGCCGAGTGGACCCCAGGGGTCGACCCCTCCTCCGTCGCCGAGGAGGGCGCCATCTTCAACCCCGGAGAGGGCTGGGTCGACCTCCCGCTCCTCACCGCCCACCTGCTCCAGGCCTTCCAGGAGGCGGGCGGCGTGCTGATCGAGAACGCCGGACGCACGACGGTCGTCGTCGAGGGCGGTCGAGCCGTCGGAGCCGAGACCGCCTCCGGCGACCGGATCCCCGCCGACGAGGTCGTCCTCGCCACGGGACCCTGGGTGCCGCGCGAGCTCGCGGAGCTCGGTATCCACCTCCCCGAGCAGACGCCGATCTCGCTGCTCGTGACGACGAAGCCGATCGAGGTCGAGCTGCGGGCCGTGCTCAACACCCCCCGCGTCGCCGTGCGGCCCACCCCGCACGGGACCCTCGTCCTTGACTCCGGATGGTCGGAGCGCGAGGTCGTCGTCGACCCCGACGGCACCTGGCACGTGCGCGACGAGACCGTCGCCACTCTCCTCGAGGAGGCGTCGGCCGTGCTCGCGGGCAACCCGCGGCTCGAGCTCGACTCGTTCGGGGCCGGCCCGAAGCCGATCCCGGGCGACGGCGAGCCGGTGCTCGGAGCCGTCGAGGAGATCCCCGGTCTGCATGCCGTCTTCACCCACAGCGGCGCGACGCTCGGGCTCATCGTCGGGGAGCTGATCGCCCTCGAGATCCTCTCCGGCGAGCCGAGCCCACTGCTGCGGCCGTTCCGCTCGTCGCGGTTCAGCGCGGTGACGGCCTGA
- a CDS encoding Gfo/Idh/MocA family oxidoreductase produces MSAREPLRTGVIGFGTSGRVFHGPLLATSPRYSVEAVVTADPERAAEARRLHRGAEVLPDAESLFERGLDLVVIGSPPGTHVDLATRAVDAGVAVVVDKPLAATAAEARALVDHARAQDVVLTVFQNRRWDGDFLTLRALLDEGALGVVRRFESRFEWFKPVETKTWKARSTAADGGGILLDLGTHLLDQALLLFGEVDHVHAELATRRDGGGAEDDAFVSLEHRSGVVSHLWMNAVAPLVGPRFHVLGSEAGFTSSGLDPQEGALKAGGLPTDEGFGAASSPALLGRDGSARPHPLLAGRYSDFYSRLADTLLDGAPLPVDPDDAVRVLELIDRIRAAASR; encoded by the coding sequence GTGAGCGCCCGGGAGCCGCTGCGCACCGGTGTGATCGGGTTCGGCACCTCCGGCCGCGTGTTCCACGGTCCGCTCCTCGCCACGTCTCCGCGGTACTCGGTGGAGGCCGTCGTCACCGCCGATCCCGAGCGGGCCGCCGAGGCCCGCCGCCTGCACCGGGGCGCCGAGGTGCTGCCCGACGCGGAGTCCCTGTTCGAGCGCGGCCTCGACCTCGTCGTCATCGGCTCGCCGCCCGGCACCCACGTCGACCTCGCTACCCGGGCGGTCGACGCCGGAGTCGCGGTCGTCGTCGACAAGCCCCTGGCCGCCACCGCCGCGGAGGCGCGGGCGCTCGTCGACCACGCCCGCGCCCAGGACGTCGTGCTGACGGTCTTCCAGAACCGCCGCTGGGACGGCGACTTCCTCACCCTGCGCGCTCTCCTCGACGAGGGCGCCCTGGGCGTGGTGCGCCGGTTCGAGTCCCGCTTCGAGTGGTTCAAGCCGGTCGAGACGAAGACGTGGAAGGCCCGCTCGACAGCGGCCGACGGCGGCGGGATCCTCCTCGACCTCGGCACCCACCTCCTCGACCAGGCGCTCCTCCTCTTCGGCGAGGTCGACCACGTGCACGCGGAACTCGCGACGCGGCGGGACGGCGGAGGAGCCGAGGACGACGCGTTCGTCTCGCTCGAGCACCGGAGCGGAGTGGTCTCGCACCTGTGGATGAACGCGGTGGCGCCGCTGGTCGGGCCGCGCTTCCACGTCCTCGGCTCCGAGGCCGGCTTCACCTCCTCGGGCCTCGACCCGCAGGAGGGTGCCCTCAAGGCGGGGGGCCTCCCCACCGACGAGGGCTTCGGCGCGGCCTCGAGCCCGGCCCTGCTCGGGCGCGACGGGTCGGCTCGGCCGCACCCCCTCCTGGCCGGCCGCTACAGCGACTTCTACTCCCGCCTCGCCGACACCCTGCTCGACGGCGCGCCCCTGCCGGTCGATCCCGACGACGCGGTGCGCGTCCTCGAGCTGATCGACCGGATCCGCGCCGCCGCATCGCGCTGA
- a CDS encoding amino acid ABC transporter ATP-binding protein produces the protein MTYTSPIPLADGHVYEGSRLELADLTMAYGDIEVLRGVSLTVEPGTTTCVIGPSGSGKSTMLRGVNRLHEPKSGDVRIAGESALSVKPDVLRRRIGLVFQHFNLFPDHTALENVALALRNVKRMSKAESLRVAHERLEEVGLAERTDHRPRDLSGGQQQRVAIARALAMAPEVMLFDEVTSALDPELVKGVLNLLAALGQRGMTMLVVTHEMKFARKVADQVVFMDEGRVVEAGTPEQIFDAPRSARLQRFLSEVL, from the coding sequence GTGACCTACACCTCGCCCATCCCCCTGGCCGACGGCCACGTCTACGAGGGGTCGCGCCTCGAGCTCGCGGACCTCACGATGGCCTACGGCGACATCGAGGTCCTCCGCGGAGTGAGCCTGACGGTCGAGCCGGGCACGACCACCTGCGTCATCGGGCCCTCCGGCTCGGGCAAGTCGACGATGCTCCGCGGCGTCAACCGCCTGCACGAGCCGAAGAGCGGCGACGTGCGGATCGCCGGCGAGAGCGCCCTCTCGGTGAAGCCCGACGTCCTCCGCCGCCGGATCGGCCTGGTCTTCCAGCACTTCAACCTCTTCCCCGACCACACCGCGCTCGAGAACGTCGCGCTGGCGCTGCGCAACGTGAAGCGGATGTCGAAGGCGGAGTCGCTGCGCGTCGCCCACGAGCGCCTCGAGGAGGTCGGACTCGCGGAGCGCACCGACCACCGGCCGCGCGACCTCTCGGGCGGCCAGCAGCAGCGCGTCGCCATCGCCCGGGCCCTCGCCATGGCGCCCGAGGTGATGCTCTTCGACGAGGTCACGAGCGCGCTCGACCCCGAGCTGGTCAAGGGCGTCCTGAACCTCCTGGCCGCGCTCGGGCAGCGCGGGATGACGATGCTCGTGGTCACGCACGAGATGAAGTTCGCCCGCAAGGTCGCCGATCAGGTCGTCTTCATGGACGAGGGCCGGGTCGTCGAGGCCGGCACCCCGGAGCAGATCTTCGACGCACCGCGCAGCGCCCGCCTGCAGCGCTTCCTCTCGGAGGTGCTGTGA
- a CDS encoding amino acid ABC transporter permease, which produces MDWLDTLTQTFLDFDAMAAVFPQLLGTGLVNTLVISLAATVIGIVLGMILAVMGISTSRWLRIPARIYTDVFRGLPAILTILLIGQGFARFSQQIFGPSPYPLGILALSLIASAYIGEIFRAGIQSVDRGQLEACRALGLSYGKAMRLVVVPQGIRRVLPALVNQSIAIVKDSSLVYFLGLLVSERELFRVGQDAAVLTGNLSPLVMAGLFYLVITVPLTHLVNYFDNRFRTGRRRAAPPKSGLDEVAEVSPTPLTLGSNT; this is translated from the coding sequence ATGGACTGGCTCGACACCCTCACTCAGACCTTCCTCGACTTCGACGCGATGGCCGCGGTCTTCCCGCAGCTGCTCGGCACCGGCCTCGTCAACACGCTCGTGATCTCGCTCGCGGCGACGGTCATCGGCATCGTGCTCGGGATGATCCTCGCCGTCATGGGGATCTCCACCTCCCGGTGGCTGCGCATCCCCGCCCGGATCTACACCGACGTGTTCCGCGGCCTCCCCGCGATCCTCACCATCCTGCTGATCGGCCAGGGCTTCGCCCGCTTCAGCCAGCAGATCTTCGGCCCCTCGCCCTACCCCCTCGGCATCCTCGCGCTCAGCCTGATCGCGAGCGCCTACATCGGCGAGATCTTCCGCGCCGGCATCCAGAGCGTCGACCGCGGACAGCTCGAGGCCTGCCGCGCCCTCGGCCTCAGCTACGGGAAGGCGATGCGGCTGGTCGTGGTGCCGCAGGGCATCCGCCGCGTCCTGCCCGCCCTCGTCAACCAGTCGATCGCGATCGTGAAGGACTCGAGCCTCGTCTACTTCCTCGGCCTCCTCGTGAGCGAGCGGGAGCTGTTCCGCGTCGGCCAGGACGCCGCCGTCCTCACCGGCAACCTGTCCCCGCTGGTGATGGCGGGCCTGTTCTACCTCGTGATCACCGTTCCGCTGACCCACCTCGTCAACTACTTCGACAACCGCTTCCGCACCGGCCGCCGCAGGGCCGCCCCGCCGAAGAGCGGTCTCGACGAGGTCGCCGAGGTCTCGCCCACCCCTCTCACCCTCGGGAGCAACACGTGA
- a CDS encoding ABC transporter substrate-binding protein — MKKRIIPAAIATLAAALLTLTACGSSGAGGGATSAENPYGLITPGQIRVASVGDIKPYAFTDAEGKFSGFDIELFTDVAAREGITDVVFTGQDFSSLLAAVANKQYDVGVAAIGITPDRQKTVDFSDGYLAGYLTVLSTKDSGISSADDLGSGTRLGVVQGTLQETYAVKNFPEAELVRFPDNNAAIAALNNGTIQAHFLDYESTKAYIDQYDLVDVEDIPSFDAPAGFAVAKGSDALREALNDGLHEAMEDGTWKELYQKWFPGSPMPEQYLPSAEQTSSPTPTP; from the coding sequence ATGAAGAAGCGCATCATCCCCGCAGCGATCGCCACGCTGGCGGCGGCCCTGCTCACCCTCACGGCCTGCGGCAGCAGCGGAGCAGGCGGCGGAGCGACCTCCGCCGAGAACCCCTACGGCCTCATCACGCCGGGCCAGATCCGCGTCGCCAGCGTCGGCGACATCAAGCCCTACGCGTTCACCGACGCCGAGGGGAAGTTCAGCGGCTTCGACATCGAGCTGTTCACCGACGTCGCCGCCCGCGAGGGCATCACCGACGTGGTCTTCACCGGCCAGGACTTCTCGAGCCTCCTCGCCGCCGTGGCGAACAAGCAGTACGACGTCGGCGTCGCCGCGATCGGCATCACTCCCGACCGCCAGAAGACGGTGGACTTCAGCGACGGCTACCTCGCCGGCTACCTCACGGTGCTGAGCACGAAGGACAGCGGGATCTCCTCCGCCGACGACCTCGGCTCGGGCACCCGCCTCGGCGTCGTGCAGGGCACCCTCCAGGAGACCTACGCGGTGAAGAACTTCCCCGAGGCCGAGCTCGTGCGCTTCCCCGACAACAACGCGGCGATCGCGGCGCTCAACAACGGCACCATCCAGGCGCACTTCCTCGACTACGAGTCGACCAAGGCGTACATCGACCAGTACGACCTCGTCGACGTGGAGGACATCCCGTCCTTCGACGCCCCGGCCGGCTTCGCGGTCGCCAAGGGCAGCGACGCCCTGCGCGAGGCCCTCAACGACGGACTCCACGAGGCCATGGAGGACGGCACCTGGAAGGAGCTGTACCAGAAGTGGTTCCCCGGCTCCCCGATGCCCGAGCAGTACCTCCCGAGCGCCGAGCAGACCAGCTCCCCCACCCCCACCCCGTGA